One window of the Lepeophtheirus salmonis chromosome 7, UVic_Lsal_1.4, whole genome shotgun sequence genome contains the following:
- the LOC121121906 gene encoding histone-lysine N-methyltransferase SETD7 isoform X1, with protein MKVSECESQDESKVEAFRQAVESLLDESSNIIKELTESPQFMDCVTKEDDKILTKEPCDQNGECQLDLIGDFEQFSITNGLKLTSKLEESQLSFVNESLEDGIKFSGSFFEGKPHGFFRIMNKYGDLVFFGCFIHGRLHGQSLKSLVGGGFLLNLDHSNSEFSGDNIVYLYPDCQTAFVGTFDQSSMVSAQANEVINTRNNCCGLNYPIFELLNDIYYSQDISSLDKISKEPMLADPYESFFVFVKESKISGAGQGLFAKISVASGTVLAFYNGIRKPSVSLSESSFEDTPYKISLSKQTDMDIPQECISLDKYTSSLAHKVCHSFTPNCDFDKYDHPRFGVILSVVSLREILEGEELTVDYKYDLNVAPSWYKKAWAKHQKMIRGMPSWQKALSRKRRYRRNTSSLSSNHLNKIV; from the exons ATGAAGGTATCAGAGTGTGAGTCTCAGGACGAAAGTAAGGTGGAAGCCTTTCGTCAAGCTGTAGAAAGCCTTCTTGACGAGAGTTCTAATATCATAAAGGAACTCACTGAGAGTCCGCAATTTATGGACTGTGTGACAAAGgaagatgataaaatattaacaaaagaaCCCTGTGATCAAAATGGTGAATGTCAATTGGACTTAATTGGAGATTTTGAGCAG ttttcaatCACGAATGGATTGAAACTCACCTCTAAACTTGAAGAATCCCAACTTTCATTTGTAAATGAAAGTCTTGAAGATGGAATTAAATTCAGTGGTTCATTCTTTGAGGGCAAACCTCATGGATTTTTtcgtattatgaataaatatggagACTTGGTTTTTTTTGGTTGCTTTATCCACGGACGTCTTCACGGACAGAGTTTGAAAAGTCTTGTAGGTGGTGGATTTTTACTTAATCTCGATCATAGTAACTCTGAATTTAGTGGTGATaacattgtttacttatatccTGATTGTCAAACCGCGTTTGTAGGAACTTTTGATCAAAGTTCTATGGTGTCTGCTCAAGCAAACGAAGTTATAAACACGAGGAATAATTGTTGCGGACTGAATTATCCCATTTTTGAATTacttaat gACATATATTATTCACAAGATATTTCTTCGCTTGATAAAATATCCAAAGAACCCATGCTAGCAGATCCTTACGAGTCcttctttgtttttgtaaaagaaagCAAAATATCCGGAGCGGGGCAAGGTCTTTTTGCTAAGATATCTGTTGCTTCTGGAACCGTCCTTGCTTTTTATAATGGTATAAGAAAACCATCAGTGAGTCTCAGTGAATCCTCCTTTGAAGACACCCCTTATAAGATTTCTTTAAGCAAGCAGACAGATATGGATATTCCTCAAGAGTGTATATCTCTAGATAAGTATACTTCATCACTTGCTCACAAG GTTTGTCACTCCTTTACTCCAAATTGTGACTTTGACAAGTATGATCATCCTCGTTTCGGTGTAATTTTAAGTGTCGTGTCCCTAAGAGAAATTTTGGAGGGTGAGGAATTAACAGTCGATTATAAATATGACCTAAATGTTGCTCCTTCTTG gtATAAAAAGGCCTGGGCAAAACATCAAAAGATGATCCGTGGAATGCCGAGTTGGCAGAAGGCTCTGTCGAGAAAGAGACGATATCGTAGAAACACCTCATCTTTAAGTTCAAATCActtgaataaaattgtttaa
- the LOC121121906 gene encoding uncharacterized protein isoform X2, translating to MKVSECESQDESKVEAFRQAVESLLDESSNIIKELTESPQFMDCVTKEDDKILTKEPCDQNGECQLDLIGDFEQFSITNGLKLTSKLEESQLSFVNESLEDGIKFSGSFFEGKPHGFFRIMNKYGDLVFFGCFIHGRLHGQSLKSLVGGGFLLNLDHSNSEFSGTFDQSSMVSAQANEVINTRNNCCGLNYPIFELLNDIYYSQDISSLDKISKEPMLADPYESFFVFVKESKISGAGQGLFAKISVASGTVLAFYNGIRKPSVSLSESSFEDTPYKISLSKQTDMDIPQECISLDKYTSSLAHKVCHSFTPNCDFDKYDHPRFGVILSVVSLREILEGEELTVDYKYDLNVAPSWYKKAWAKHQKMIRGMPSWQKALSRKRRYRRNTSSLSSNHLNKIV from the exons ATGAAGGTATCAGAGTGTGAGTCTCAGGACGAAAGTAAGGTGGAAGCCTTTCGTCAAGCTGTAGAAAGCCTTCTTGACGAGAGTTCTAATATCATAAAGGAACTCACTGAGAGTCCGCAATTTATGGACTGTGTGACAAAGgaagatgataaaatattaacaaaagaaCCCTGTGATCAAAATGGTGAATGTCAATTGGACTTAATTGGAGATTTTGAGCAG ttttcaatCACGAATGGATTGAAACTCACCTCTAAACTTGAAGAATCCCAACTTTCATTTGTAAATGAAAGTCTTGAAGATGGAATTAAATTCAGTGGTTCATTCTTTGAGGGCAAACCTCATGGATTTTTtcgtattatgaataaatatggagACTTGGTTTTTTTTGGTTGCTTTATCCACGGACGTCTTCACGGACAGAGTTTGAAAAGTCTTGTAGGTGGTGGATTTTTACTTAATCTCGATCATAGTAACTCTGAATTTAGTG GAACTTTTGATCAAAGTTCTATGGTGTCTGCTCAAGCAAACGAAGTTATAAACACGAGGAATAATTGTTGCGGACTGAATTATCCCATTTTTGAATTacttaat gACATATATTATTCACAAGATATTTCTTCGCTTGATAAAATATCCAAAGAACCCATGCTAGCAGATCCTTACGAGTCcttctttgtttttgtaaaagaaagCAAAATATCCGGAGCGGGGCAAGGTCTTTTTGCTAAGATATCTGTTGCTTCTGGAACCGTCCTTGCTTTTTATAATGGTATAAGAAAACCATCAGTGAGTCTCAGTGAATCCTCCTTTGAAGACACCCCTTATAAGATTTCTTTAAGCAAGCAGACAGATATGGATATTCCTCAAGAGTGTATATCTCTAGATAAGTATACTTCATCACTTGCTCACAAG GTTTGTCACTCCTTTACTCCAAATTGTGACTTTGACAAGTATGATCATCCTCGTTTCGGTGTAATTTTAAGTGTCGTGTCCCTAAGAGAAATTTTGGAGGGTGAGGAATTAACAGTCGATTATAAATATGACCTAAATGTTGCTCCTTCTTG gtATAAAAAGGCCTGGGCAAAACATCAAAAGATGATCCGTGGAATGCCGAGTTGGCAGAAGGCTCTGTCGAGAAAGAGACGATATCGTAGAAACACCTCATCTTTAAGTTCAAATCActtgaataaaattgtttaa